ACCAGAGCCAGGACTCCCGGCCCCTGCCCCGAGTAGGCATAGGCGCGCTCGACCTTGCGACCGTGAGCTCCTACCGACAGCGCTACCGGCTCTCCCACAACGGACACGCCTGGAACGAGCTTGGAGACAGTGACTTCCTGCGCTGCATAGGCGCCGCCGCAGAGGCCGAGGACGGCAGGCTGCACCCGACGGTCGCGGGACTTCTCATGTTCGGTCATGACTGGCGCATCGCGGAGGAACTGCCCAACTACTTCTTGGACTACCGCCAGCAGACCTCCTTCGACGAGCGATGGCAGGACCGCGTCGTCTCACAGGGCGGGGACTGGACAGGTAACCTCTACGACTTCTACTTTCGCGTCTACAGCCTCATGAGGCAGGCGCTCAAGACGCCCTTCAGGCTCGAGGGCATCTTGCGCGTCGATGACACGCCCGCGCACAAGGCACTGCGCGAGGCACTCGCGAACTGCCTCACCAACGCAAGCTTCTCCGAGCGTCGGGGCGTCGTATGCCTCTGGACCGAGAACGCTCTCGTCCTCAAGAACCCGGGTGACTTTCGCATGGACCTAGGGCAGGCGCTCAAAGGCGGCATCTCCGACCCCCGCAACGCCAATCTGCTCAAGATGTTCTCGTTCATAGACATCGGCGAGCGGGCAGGCAGCGGCATCCCGAGCATCGTGCGCAACTGGACCGCGAGCGGCTACGAGCGACCTCGCTGGGAGGAGGAGTTCGGCCCCGACCGGACGACGCTCGTCTTGCCGCTGGCACAATCCGCCAACGAGCGGGAGGCGCGGGATGAGACCGGCGATAAAAGCCGACGGCAAGGACCGGCGACAAACGGTAAAAACATCCGGCAAGCTGGTGTGATGGATAGCAAACGACAGAGATCGACGGCAAGAACCAACGGCAAGACACCGGCGATAAGGACCGGCGATAAGCGCATGGAGAACCAGCTCAAGATACTGGCCCTGGCGCGGGATACGGGTTCCATAACCACCGTCGATGTCGCAGATTCACTGGGTCTGGGCGCGTCTTGGTCTCGCGAGCTTCTGCAGGACTTGGTGCGCAAAGGCAAGCTGGCTGCTTTGGGAGCCAACCGCAACAGGACCTACCGTCTCGTAGGCCCCGAGGGGCAGGGTGAGGGCGCAGGCGATGCCTGACCGCTACTTGGGAAGGGCCGTCCTGAGGCCGTCTTGACACAGACTGGTCGGCTCGGCTGGGACCTCACCTACACGTACGGCGAAGGAGGGAGTGGCAAGTACGGTGCAATAGCCAATGGAGAGACGACGCACCGACGGGGCACCGCCAACATGAGCTCCGCGATTCTCATCGTCAGGATCAATGGCGAGAACGTCGGTATCGACGCCTACGCAAAGGAAGGGCTCATCAACCAGCATACGGCCGAGGGCGCGATCAAGCGTCTCGTAGACGGCATGAGGTGCCAAGCGTGACCATCCCGCTCCCAAGGAAGCGCCGAACCAGTAGGCACCGGAACCGGCGAATCGGCCGCCTGGCAGCTCCCTAAGCAGCTTGATCGCAAGGGAGCGGTCTTGGTTGTCGGCTTTCGCCAAGATTTCTTCCTCGTCGGTGAGCTCGCAGAGGAAAGAGAAACCGTTGCGAACCGATTCGCTCAGCTCCTTTGGACTCGGGACGGG
The DNA window shown above is from Olsenella sp. oral taxon 807 and carries:
- a CDS encoding RNA-binding domain-containing protein, giving the protein MFEKLAAYREGDRLEVKRAQGGLPRSLWETYSAFANSSGGVILLGVEELPDTSLRAVGVKDPNKLLDDFWNTVNNPQKVSENVLTDSDVQALSHDDVTIIQITVPRADRRLRPIYLNDNPKRSFRRNRSGDYLCRYEEIQGMMRDAADQSQDSRPLPRVGIGALDLATVSSYRQRYRLSHNGHAWNELGDSDFLRCIGAAAEAEDGRLHPTVAGLLMFGHDWRIAEELPNYFLDYRQQTSFDERWQDRVVSQGGDWTGNLYDFYFRVYSLMRQALKTPFRLEGILRVDDTPAHKALREALANCLTNASFSERRGVVCLWTENALVLKNPGDFRMDLGQALKGGISDPRNANLLKMFSFIDIGERAGSGIPSIVRNWTASGYERPRWEEEFGPDRTTLVLPLAQSANEREARDETGDKSRRQGPATNGKNIRQAGVMDSKRQRSTARTNGKTPAIRTGDKRMENQLKILALARDTGSITTVDVADSLGLGASWSRELLQDLVRKGKLAALGANRNRTYRLVGPEGQGEGAGDA